GCCTCCAGCCTGCCGTCGGCACCAGGGGCGAGCACGGGGGTGACCGCCGTCCAGCCGAAGAGCGGTTGCCAGTCCTCCCAGCCACCGCTCGGCACGGCCTGTCGCCGGTAGAAGGACGCCACACCGGACGGGGCCATCGCGACGACGGTGAGTCTGCCGCTTCCGTCGATGCTCACGCGCGGCGTGGCGCCGGCCGCGGTGCCGAAGCTGTGCCACGCGGACCAACCGCCACCGGGTGACTCCTGCCAGCGGTGCATGATCCCGGAGCCACCGGGCGAGAGGGCGAAGACCTCCAGGCGGCCGTCGGCGTTGGCCGCGACGACCGGCGGTCCGCCCGTCGCCCCACCGAATCCCGGGTCCCACGCCTCCCACGTCAGCGATCCGGGCGACCACTGCCGCCGTCGCGCGATGGCGGTGCCGCCGGGGCTCAGCGCGAAGACGTCCAGGCGGCCGTCGGCGCCGCGCCCGACCGCGGGGGCGGCCCCCGCCGGGCCGCCGAACTCCTCCCAGTCGTGCCAGCCGCCGTCGGGCCGCTGGACCCTGTGGTGCAGGCCGGTTCCCCCCGGGGCGAGGGAGAACACCTCCAGCCTGCCGTTGGTGTTGCGGCCGAGGGTGGGAACCGCTCCGGCGGGTCCGCCGAAGGGCTCCCACGCCGACCAGGTGTCGGAGGCCGGGTCGAGCTGGACGCGCCGAAGCACCGAACGGTCCGCCGCGTCGAGCGCGAACACGGTCAGCCGGCCGTCGACGTCCGGGGCGGCGACCGGGTTGTCCGCGCTCTGCCAGGGAGGTGGCGTGTTCCGCCAGTACAGGGGCGCGAGGTGCAGGCCCTGCTGGAACCACCCCGCGGCGCTCGCGAACCACTCCTGCCCGTCGGTGACCGGTTCGACGGCGTGACCGGGTACGTGGCCCGCGTAGCCGTCGAGGGCGAAGTGGAAGGGGTCCGGGGACGCGAGGACGTCGGTGCCCTCGTAACCGTTGCGCGGCCCGATGAACAGGTAGTACCAGCCGTCCCGTTCGACGACGAAAGGCGACTCGGTGACCGACACGGTGGCTTCGGTGGTCTCGTCGGTGTACGCCGTGCCCGGCTCGCTCCAGTGCACCAGGTCGTCGGACCGGCGGAAGGACACGATGTGCCGGCCGCCGGGGCCGGACAGTTCCGTGTAGTACATCACCCAGGCCCCGCCGATCCGCAGCACCATCGGGTCACGTGCCACGAGCCCCCGGAACAGCGGGCCCGACGGAACACGGGTCCAGACGAACAGGTCGGCCGAAGTGGCGAGGCTGATGGCGGCCCCGTCCCGGCCACCGGCGGCGTAGAACATCCAGAACGTGCCGTTCGCCTCGACGACGTGCGGTGCCCACAGGTGTTCCTCCCCGTGGTACGAGGGATCGACGGTCAGTGCGTCGGGGTGCGTGGTCCACGGGCCGTGCGGGTCCGGTGCGGAGGCGTGCGCGAAGGAGATCTCGGAGGCACTGTCCGGGACCTCGCCGGGGGGCGCGCTCTCGCCGACGATGCTGAACAGGTGCCATCGGCCCGCTGCCCTGATCAGAGTGTGGTCGTTGAGATATCGCTGCCGTCCGAGCACGGAGGGGTCGTAGACGTGGCTGAAGGGACCGGCGCCGATCCACTGGTGGGACTGAACGGCCTCGGCAGCGAACGCGGGCCGTCCGGTGTACAGGAGCGCGCCTGCGCCCGCTCCCGCCG
This genomic interval from Streptomyces sp. NBC_00464 contains the following:
- a CDS encoding family 43 glycosylhydrolase, coding for MHPISRRHVLRAAAGAGAGALLYTGRPAFAAEAVQSHQWIGAGPFSHVYDPSVLGRQRYLNDHTLIRAAGRWHLFSIVGESAPPGEVPDSASEISFAHASAPDPHGPWTTHPDALTVDPSYHGEEHLWAPHVVEANGTFWMFYAAGGRDGAAISLATSADLFVWTRVPSGPLFRGLVARDPMVLRIGGAWVMYYTELSGPGGRHIVSFRRSDDLVHWSEPGTAYTDETTEATVSVTESPFVVERDGWYYLFIGPRNGYEGTDVLASPDPFHFALDGYAGHVPGHAVEPVTDGQEWFASAAGWFQQGLHLAPLYWRNTPPPWQSADNPVAAPDVDGRLTVFALDAADRSVLRRVQLDPASDTWSAWEPFGGPAGAVPTLGRNTNGRLEVFSLAPGGTGLHHRVQRPDGGWHDWEEFGGPAGAAPAVGRGADGRLDVFALSPGGTAIARRRQWSPGSLTWEAWDPGFGGATGGPPVVAANADGRLEVFALSPGGSGIMHRWQESPGGGWSAWHSFGTAAGATPRVSIDGSGRLTVVAMAPSGVASFYRRQAVPSGGWEDWQPLFGWTAVTPVLAPGADGRLEAFALSPGGERLSHRWQVAPGGSWSTEESFGEPGVRLAAAPTAAADATGRIHLFAVTTDGQVRTRVQTQPSGGWRPWTAFGDHPVTPARSGSPGY